A single Streptomyces sp. 2114.4 DNA region contains:
- a CDS encoding antitoxin: MSMMDKIKSMLKGHESQTDKGIDKSGDMVDDKTQGKYKGQVDTAQEKMRDQFGGEGQDRPPQP; the protein is encoded by the coding sequence ATGTCCATGATGGACAAGATCAAGAGCATGCTGAAGGGCCACGAAAGCCAGACGGACAAGGGCATCGACAAGTCCGGCGACATGGTCGACGACAAGACCCAGGGCAAGTACAAGGGTCAGGTGGACACGGCGCAGGAGAAGATGCGCGACCAGTTCGGCGGGGAGGGCCAGGACCGGCCACCGCAGCCCTGA
- a CDS encoding endonuclease I family protein — MDNTRVNRRARTALALAAGTVLTVTIGQLPAGATAAPHRAAAASGTQHASISAGASDAASYDDTSDADDYYKDAVGKTGQALKESLHRIISTTQTGKLTYDQVWDALKDTDQDPDNSANIILLYSGRSQSKDAHGGNPDDWNREHVWAKSHGDFGTDTGPGTDLHHLRPEDVSVNSVRGDKDFDNGGTAVDGAPGSRSDDDSFEPRDAVKGDVARMILYMAVRYDGGDGFADLEPNDKVDNGTQPHIGRLSVLKQWSKQDPPDSFEKHRNQVIFDKYQHNRNPFIDHPEWVDSIW, encoded by the coding sequence GTGGACAACACCCGCGTGAACCGCCGCGCCCGGACCGCGCTGGCCCTCGCCGCCGGAACGGTATTGACGGTGACGATCGGACAGCTCCCGGCCGGTGCGACGGCCGCCCCCCACCGTGCCGCTGCCGCGTCCGGCACCCAGCACGCGTCCATATCCGCCGGTGCATCTGATGCCGCGTCGTATGACGACACGTCCGATGCCGACGACTACTACAAAGACGCCGTCGGCAAGACCGGCCAGGCACTGAAGGAATCGCTGCACCGGATCATCAGCACCACCCAGACCGGAAAACTGACATACGACCAGGTCTGGGACGCCCTCAAGGACACCGACCAAGACCCCGACAACAGCGCGAACATCATTCTGCTGTACAGCGGCCGGTCGCAGAGCAAAGACGCCCACGGCGGAAATCCCGACGACTGGAACCGCGAGCACGTCTGGGCGAAGTCCCATGGCGACTTCGGTACCGACACCGGTCCCGGAACCGACCTCCACCACCTGCGCCCGGAGGACGTGTCCGTCAACAGCGTCCGCGGCGACAAGGACTTCGACAACGGTGGTACGGCGGTGGACGGCGCGCCGGGCAGCCGCTCCGACGACGACTCCTTCGAGCCCCGTGACGCGGTCAAGGGCGATGTCGCCCGCATGATCCTCTATATGGCCGTCCGTTATGACGGCGGTGACGGCTTCGCCGACCTGGAGCCCAACGACAAGGTCGACAACGGCACCCAGCCGCACATCGGACGGCTCTCCGTCCTCAAGCAGTGGAGCAAGCAGGACCCGCCGGACTCCTTCGAAAAGCACCGCAACCAGGTGATCTTCGACAAGTACCAGCACAACCGGAACCCGTTCATCGACCACCCGGAGTGGGTCGACTCGATCTGGTAA
- a CDS encoding cold-shock protein, with protein MASGTVKWFNSEKGFGFIAQDGGGADVFAHYSNIDATGFRELQEGQKVTFEVTQGHKGPQAEKIRLA; from the coding sequence ATGGCGTCCGGCACGGTGAAGTGGTTCAACTCGGAGAAGGGCTTCGGCTTTATCGCGCAGGACGGCGGCGGCGCCGACGTCTTCGCGCACTACTCCAACATCGATGCCACGGGCTTCCGCGAGCTGCAGGAAGGCCAGAAGGTGACCTTCGAGGTCACCCAGGGCCACAAGGGTCCCCAGGCGGAGAAGATCCGTCTGGCGTAG
- the murJ gene encoding murein biosynthesis integral membrane protein MurJ has protein sequence MALGTVISRGTGMIRQVLQAAALGTGLLATTYNTANMVPMSIYTLLIGGALNSVLVPQLVRARAEHADGGRAHEQRLVTLVLSVLAVGTVLSLWAAPQIVAVFTPDTPGHHAAFELTVVFARFLLPQLFFYGLFFILGQVLNARNKFGAMMWTPVLNNLVLITMFGIYLGLLAGPDRIEDISPGQIDFLGIVTTGGIAVQGLALIPFVRAAGFRFRPRFDWRGTGLRKSLTAARWTLLFVLANLAAMVVVTHYAVAADQQLPTAGVGYSVYSYAQLIWTLPQSIVTVSLVTALLPRMSRAVAENRLDELRADLSRALRISGVVIVPAAFFFLALGPQTAQFLFAHGTVDSASAVPAGHMLQAFGLGLIPYSAQYLLLRGFYAFEDTRTPFWMAVWIAAVNIALATACHLLLPARWAVTGMAAAYAVAYGVGLLITALLLRRRLSGRLDGRRLCRTYGKLTGAAATAAAAGWLAARACSDVPVPAAWTPVLGLAAGGTGMALIFLALARALKIGELRSLPGLR, from the coding sequence ATGGCGCTGGGGACCGTGATCTCCCGTGGCACGGGGATGATCCGGCAGGTGCTCCAGGCGGCCGCACTCGGCACCGGCCTGCTCGCCACGACGTACAACACCGCCAACATGGTCCCGATGAGCATCTATACCCTGCTGATCGGCGGCGCGCTGAACTCGGTACTGGTGCCGCAGCTGGTACGCGCCAGGGCCGAGCACGCGGACGGCGGGCGGGCCCATGAACAGCGCCTGGTCACCCTCGTCCTGAGCGTGCTGGCGGTGGGGACCGTACTGTCGCTCTGGGCCGCGCCGCAGATCGTCGCCGTCTTCACACCGGACACGCCGGGCCACCACGCCGCCTTCGAGCTCACCGTGGTCTTCGCACGGTTCCTGCTGCCACAGCTCTTCTTCTACGGCTTGTTCTTCATCCTCGGTCAAGTCCTCAACGCCCGGAACAAGTTCGGCGCGATGATGTGGACGCCGGTCCTCAACAACCTCGTGCTGATCACGATGTTCGGGATCTACCTCGGCCTGCTGGCGGGCCCCGACCGCATCGAGGACATCAGCCCCGGCCAGATCGACTTCCTCGGCATCGTCACCACCGGTGGCATCGCGGTACAGGGCCTGGCCCTGATCCCCTTCGTCCGCGCCGCCGGCTTCCGCTTCCGGCCGCGCTTCGACTGGCGCGGCACCGGTCTGCGCAAGAGCCTCACGGCCGCCCGCTGGACCCTGCTGTTCGTGCTCGCCAACCTGGCCGCGATGGTCGTCGTCACGCACTACGCCGTCGCCGCCGACCAGCAACTCCCCACCGCGGGCGTCGGATACAGCGTCTACAGCTACGCCCAGCTCATCTGGACGCTGCCGCAGTCGATCGTCACCGTCTCACTGGTGACGGCGCTGCTGCCGCGGATGAGCCGGGCGGTCGCCGAAAACCGTCTCGACGAACTGCGCGCCGACCTCTCCCGTGCGCTGCGCATCAGCGGCGTCGTGATCGTTCCGGCCGCCTTCTTCTTCCTCGCGCTCGGCCCGCAGACCGCCCAGTTCCTGTTCGCGCACGGCACCGTGGACTCCGCGTCGGCCGTGCCTGCCGGGCACATGCTGCAGGCCTTCGGGCTCGGTCTGATCCCGTACTCCGCCCAGTACCTGCTGCTGCGCGGCTTCTACGCCTTCGAGGACACCCGCACGCCGTTCTGGATGGCCGTCTGGATCGCGGCCGTCAACATCGCCCTGGCCACCGCGTGTCATCTGCTGCTGCCCGCCCGCTGGGCGGTGACCGGTATGGCCGCGGCCTACGCCGTCGCGTACGGCGTCGGGCTGCTGATCACCGCGCTGCTGCTGCGCCGGCGGCTCTCCGGCCGCCTCGACGGCCGGCGCCTGTGCCGCACCTACGGCAAGCTGACCGGGGCCGCCGCCACGGCCGCGGCGGCCGGCTGGCTCGCGGCCCGTGCCTGCTCGGACGTGCCCGTCCCGGCGGCCTGGACGCCCGTCCTGGGCCTGGCCGCCGGTGGTACCGGCATGGCGCTGATCTTCCTGGCCCTGGCCCGCGCCTTGAAGATCGGTGAGCTGCGCAGCCTGCCCGGACTGCGGTGA
- the ligD gene encoding non-homologous end-joining DNA ligase yields MSPITDVEGRRLPLTNLDKVLYAETATTKGEVLHYCTTVAGPLLAHLHDRPLSFLRYPDGPEGQCFFTKNVPPGAPSWVKTCEVPHSASGPARQVLLQDLPSLVWAANLVVELHTPQWKCQAPGLADRLVLDLDPGAPATIVECCAAAQWLYDRLAADGLEVCAKTSGSKGLHLIVPIEPTPSERATAYAKTLATEAAAALPDLVVPKMTKALRPGKVFLDFSQNAAAKTTAVAYTLRARPTPTVSTPVTRDEIAQCTDPRQLSFLFGEIAPRLAHHGDLLGPLLDPGRARPLPRAAPRRAPAAPNRPGSGRGST; encoded by the coding sequence ATGTCGCCGATCACCGACGTGGAGGGGCGGCGCCTCCCGCTGACCAACCTGGACAAGGTCCTCTACGCCGAGACCGCCACCACCAAGGGCGAGGTGCTGCACTACTGCACCACCGTCGCCGGCCCGCTGCTCGCCCACCTCCACGACCGGCCGCTCTCCTTCCTGCGCTACCCCGACGGGCCGGAAGGCCAGTGCTTCTTCACCAAGAACGTGCCGCCCGGGGCACCCTCCTGGGTGAAGACCTGCGAGGTCCCCCACTCGGCCTCCGGGCCCGCCCGGCAGGTTCTGCTGCAGGACCTCCCTTCGCTGGTCTGGGCCGCGAACCTGGTCGTCGAACTGCACACCCCGCAGTGGAAGTGCCAGGCTCCCGGCCTCGCGGACCGCCTCGTCCTCGATCTCGATCCCGGCGCTCCGGCCACCATCGTGGAGTGCTGCGCCGCGGCGCAGTGGCTGTACGACCGGCTGGCCGCCGACGGCCTGGAGGTCTGCGCGAAGACCAGCGGCTCCAAGGGCCTGCACCTCATCGTGCCCATCGAACCCACTCCCTCCGAGCGGGCCACCGCATACGCCAAGACCCTCGCCACCGAGGCAGCGGCGGCCCTCCCGGACCTTGTCGTGCCCAAAATGACCAAGGCCCTGCGCCCCGGCAAGGTCTTCCTCGACTTCTCCCAGAACGCCGCCGCCAAGACCACCGCCGTCGCCTACACGCTGCGTGCCCGCCCCACCCCCACCGTCTCGACCCCCGTCACCCGGGACGAGATCGCCCAGTGCACCGATCCACGGCAACTCAGCTTCCTCTTCGGCGAGATCGCACCCCGCCTCGCGCACCACGGCGACCTGCTCGGCCCGCTCCTCGACCCCGGCCGGGCCCGGCCGCTTCCGCGCGCCGCACCCCGGCGTGCGCCCGCGGCGCCCAACCGGCCCGGTTCCGGCCGGGGTTCAACGTAG
- a CDS encoding D-alanyl-D-alanine carboxypeptidase family protein, translated as MSLLAAPVPAAADGPHGIDDLRAAAHVAGPVRAESRLDGRGVQFLPRPDVPEPPDVSALSWMVTDMATGKVLAAKDAHRPLPPASTLKALFAVTVLPKFSQGEVHTVSLRDLDGIEAGSSLAGLKEDLPYRVADLWAAVFLRSGSDAVHTLAGMNGGWNKTIDDMQETADRLGARDTTVASADGFDTPGQFSSAYDLTLFGRAGLADPDFAHFAATKRTELPEEGGPDAFGIVNTNRLLVGSHGVKPYDGLIGVKNGYTTHAGNTLIAAARRDGRTLLVTVMNPQSGSRNAVYEETRDLLDWGFEAAPRAAAVGVLPALRPRGGTGVSQPVAHHSRSVVPLHKAAVVAQTDAATEARYWWFVSAAGAVGVIALAALGTALWWRRRKPSESRGAESD; from the coding sequence GTGAGCCTGCTGGCCGCGCCGGTCCCGGCGGCCGCCGATGGCCCCCATGGCATCGACGACCTGCGGGCCGCCGCGCATGTGGCCGGTCCGGTCCGTGCCGAGAGCCGGCTGGACGGCCGGGGAGTGCAGTTCCTGCCCCGGCCGGACGTGCCGGAGCCACCGGATGTCTCCGCCCTGTCGTGGATGGTGACGGACATGGCGACCGGCAAGGTCCTCGCGGCCAAGGACGCCCACCGGCCCCTGCCACCCGCCAGCACCCTCAAGGCGCTCTTCGCCGTGACCGTGCTGCCGAAGTTCTCCCAGGGGGAGGTACACACTGTCTCCCTCCGGGACCTGGACGGTATCGAGGCGGGCAGTTCGCTGGCCGGCCTCAAGGAGGACCTGCCCTATCGCGTCGCGGACCTGTGGGCCGCGGTCTTCCTCCGCTCGGGCAGCGATGCGGTGCACACCCTGGCCGGCATGAACGGCGGCTGGAACAAGACCATCGACGACATGCAGGAGACCGCGGACCGCCTCGGCGCCCGTGACACCACGGTGGCGTCCGCCGACGGGTTCGACACGCCGGGCCAGTTCTCGTCCGCCTACGATCTGACGCTCTTCGGACGGGCAGGCCTCGCCGACCCCGACTTCGCCCACTTCGCCGCCACGAAACGGACGGAACTGCCGGAGGAGGGCGGTCCGGACGCGTTCGGCATCGTGAACACCAACCGGCTGCTGGTCGGCTCGCACGGCGTCAAACCGTACGACGGCCTGATCGGGGTGAAGAACGGCTATACGACCCACGCCGGAAACACCCTGATCGCCGCGGCCCGGCGGGACGGCCGGACGCTGCTGGTCACCGTGATGAACCCGCAGTCCGGCAGCCGCAACGCCGTCTACGAGGAGACCCGGGACCTGCTGGACTGGGGATTCGAGGCGGCTCCCCGGGCGGCCGCCGTCGGCGTGCTGCCCGCGCTGCGGCCCCGTGGGGGCACCGGCGTGTCGCAGCCTGTCGCGCACCACTCGCGGTCCGTCGTGCCGCTGCACAAGGCGGCGGTCGTGGCGCAGACGGACGCCGCCACCGAGGCGCGGTACTGGTGGTTCGTCTCCGCCGCCGGAGCCGTCGGGGTCATCGCCCTCGCCGCGCTCGGCACCGCTCTGTGGTGGCGCCGTCGCAAGCCGTCCGAGAGCCGGGGCGCGGAGTCCGACTGA
- a CDS encoding esterase family protein: MKRPSAVAFVAALVAACALLAGCSETGNPVDFNAGAPGDGAARARPVDADTLMPTGPKSDFRITRTLDDGTHIARTTLRGPKSGVTGSVWVWAPKEYHDPKYRKSGFPVLIALPGGLGSPKEPGGVTNYWVGGDIELQENLTRWTAEGKSLPFIVVMPMLNPDTQYHDASDIPGRQKMGTWLTEDVVQLAKANFRTFKSRDGWAFMGSSSGGFAGLKSVLKHPEKFKAAIASGPDIVPDSPLWAGHRAQRDANDPAKLAQRLLRKGGPDIYLAFQAGSREPAAVTTAMDRFRRTYGKGPIHTAMQLIPGGRHNAWDYQKGMAAGSIKFISDRMKAPVASGH; encoded by the coding sequence GTGAAACGCCCTTCTGCCGTCGCGTTCGTGGCCGCCCTCGTCGCTGCCTGCGCGCTGCTCGCCGGCTGCTCGGAGACCGGAAACCCGGTCGACTTCAATGCCGGCGCCCCCGGCGACGGCGCCGCGCGGGCCCGGCCCGTCGACGCGGACACCCTCATGCCGACCGGCCCCAAGAGCGACTTCCGGATCACCCGGACCCTGGACGACGGCACCCATATAGCGCGGACGACCCTGAGGGGCCCGAAATCCGGTGTCACCGGAAGCGTCTGGGTCTGGGCGCCGAAGGAGTACCACGACCCGAAATACCGCAAGAGCGGATTTCCCGTGCTGATAGCCCTGCCGGGTGGCCTGGGCAGCCCGAAGGAGCCCGGCGGCGTCACGAATTACTGGGTGGGCGGCGACATCGAACTGCAGGAGAACCTCACCCGGTGGACCGCGGAGGGCAAGAGCCTCCCGTTCATCGTGGTGATGCCGATGCTCAACCCGGACACGCAGTACCACGACGCCAGCGACATACCCGGCCGGCAGAAGATGGGGACCTGGCTGACGGAGGACGTCGTCCAACTGGCCAAGGCCAATTTCCGTACGTTCAAGTCCCGCGACGGCTGGGCCTTCATGGGGTCGTCCTCGGGCGGCTTCGCCGGGCTGAAGTCCGTGCTGAAACATCCGGAGAAGTTCAAGGCGGCCATAGCCAGCGGACCGGACATCGTGCCGGATTCGCCGTTGTGGGCGGGGCACCGGGCACAGCGGGACGCCAACGATCCGGCAAAGCTCGCCCAGCGGCTGCTGCGGAAGGGCGGGCCGGACATCTACCTCGCCTTCCAGGCCGGCAGCCGGGAGCCCGCCGCCGTCACCACCGCCATGGACCGCTTCCGCCGGACCTATGGCAAGGGCCCGATCCATACCGCCATGCAGCTGATCCCCGGTGGTCGGCACAACGCCTGGGACTACCAGAAGGGCATGGCCGCCGGTTCGATCAAGTTCATCAGCGACCGGATGAAGGCACCGGTGGCGAGCGGTCACTGA